In Paenibacillus xylanilyticus, the genomic window TGTCAGCTTGTCCAATTGTACACTGTTATAGAAATGGGGCGGGAACTGCCCCGTCATCCGTTCCTGCTTAAACGGTTCGTAGTCGTCATAAGCTTTCCGGCCATTTTTGTACACTTGATCAATCGCCAATGTTTCCAGATTGGATACCAGAACGTAATCGGCCACCTTGCCTGGGGCGATGCTGCCTCGATCCGTCATTTTCATTCGGGATGCCGGAGTAGACGTTGCTGCGTAAATGGCATCTTCCGGACGCATGCCCATCTGAATGGCCTTACGCACAATATGATCCAGATGACCTCGTTCCACGAGGGAGTCCGGCATAACGTCATCCGTCACGAAGCAGAAATGCTGAGCTACATCATGCTGAATCAGGTAATCCATAACCTCAGGGGTCATCGATTTCTCCTGGATCTCAATGAACATGCCTGCTGAAATCCGCGCCTGCAGTCCTTCTATGCTCTGATGGGTATGATCCGAGTCCACACCTGCATAGATCAGTCGGTGCAGATCCAGCCCAAGCAATTTCGGTGTATGACCTTCGATCACGAGATCCGGGTAATTTTGGCGAATGTGCTGGAGAATCTGGTTGGTCTTGCATTCCGGGTCACGGATGACATCCACGTAGTTCATGATTTCACCCAGACAGATGATCTCTCCGGTTGCAAGAAGTACATCCATATCTTCAATCTCAATAGATCCGCCCGTCGTTTCCATCGGCGTTGCCGGAACGGAGCTCGGGATGGCATAGAACATGTTGACCATGGTCTCACGACTCGCAGCCATCATCTCCTGCACACCTTCCAGTCCGAACACATTCGCCATCTCATGCGGTTCCGCTACAATGGACGTTACTCCGCAGCGAATCAGGCCATGGGAAAAGGTAGCCGGCGTCACCATGGTACTCTCAATGTGCAGGTGAATATCGATCAGGCCAGGAATCATATATCTTCCCCGCGCATCGATCACTTCGTCTGCCTGAATCAGCTCAGGACCGCCGGATCCGACATACATGAATCTGCCGTCAAGTACGGCGACGTTATTCAATTCAAACCGTTTATAATAACTGTTATACACATTTACATTCACAATCAGTTGATCTGCACGCATGGGGCATAATCTCCTTCTATTGAGCATGCTGCATATCCAATCATGCAGCATGCTGCCTTTGCTGCTTCTGTTTCTGCTTCCTGCTGCTATTCACGAATATGGCTGCTATTCAACGAGGACAAGCTTGTCCTGCGGGAAAATCAGGCTGACACGCTGCCCGCTGAGGTACGGTGTCTCCATCTCCTGGTTTGCCGTAAAATCGCCGAGTTCGGTCTCAATCACATATTGATAGCTGCGTCCAAGATACGTACTCACCTTCACGATACCTGGCAACGCGTTGGCCAGATCCGCTGACGTATCCCCACTGACGATCAGATCATCTGGACGAATTGCGCCTTTGCGAGCGCCGGGGCGTGCCGTTCCAGGATGGGCTGTCGCTGTAAACAGACGACCTCCT contains:
- a CDS encoding adenine deaminase, whose amino-acid sequence is MRADQLIVNVNVYNSYYKRFELNNVAVLDGRFMYVGSGGPELIQADEVIDARGRYMIPGLIDIHLHIESTMVTPATFSHGLIRCGVTSIVAEPHEMANVFGLEGVQEMMAASRETMVNMFYAIPSSVPATPMETTGGSIEIEDMDVLLATGEIICLGEIMNYVDVIRDPECKTNQILQHIRQNYPDLVIEGHTPKLLGLDLHRLIYAGVDSDHTHQSIEGLQARISAGMFIEIQEKSMTPEVMDYLIQHDVAQHFCFVTDDVMPDSLVERGHLDHIVRKAIQMGMRPEDAIYAATSTPASRMKMTDRGSIAPGKVADYVLVSNLETLAIDQVYKNGRKAYDDYEPFKQERMTGQFPPHFYNSVQLDKLTAEDFTISLSDPKVRDAANQAEQDSFNCRVMMVKDGSTFVEEHIAEVQAASGELQWEDSGYGQIATFERYGVNGNRAHGLIGGDTIKRGAIATTYSHDNHNLLVVGRNREDMILAANTVISSQGGFCVVEDGKVLSHLELPVGGILTEEPLAVVSHQVKELRAAMLSLGYVHYNPIMSISTHSLAVSPALKITDHGLIDVNAGKVVPLVVE